ATTTATAGTGTAAGTTGGCTAATTACTGTGGCTGGTGAAAGTTCTCTTTGTAATATCTGCCTTCTCTATTCCGTTGAACAGAATTTTGTAGTTACGGATAAATCGGGAATTGCCAAATTGCTCTCTACAACAAATGAGATTGGTACTAGTCTTTTTGCAACTCTTGAATCTCACTTCTCAGAAGCTATGGAAAGCGATAAGTCCTCTACCAGGAGTAATTCTTCAATTGAAGTTCAACATATCAAGGTTTATGATAAGTTGAATAGAACAATTTCATCACTTGTACTATCAGATGATGAAATCTCAGGGAATCCTCCACTCAGCTCCCAATATAAGGTAGCTGCCCAGTCACAGTTCTCAAGGTGTCACTTGTTAATTCTTTCATGTTTTTCGATTCTGACAATGGGATTTTATCTGCTAAGTTAAAGGCTCATGCTAATTTAAGTTGTGAGGTCCATGATCATCAATAGTTAAACCAAAAGGGGAATCATGTCTTAGCTTAAACGTCTTGATAGTTATAGACGCTTTTCCTCCTTTCTTAAGTGTATGTTTTTAACATGATCAAGGACTGCACTCTGGGTGGAGAAATTGCTTGTTGGAAGAAGAAACTGGATGAAGATATCAAAACGATCCAGGAAAAATACCAAAACTTGGAAAAGGAGTTGGACCTCAATAATCAGCGTCTTGCCGCTTCCAGGGATAGATATAATAACTTAGAAAGGGAGTTTCATCTCTTGAAAGAAGAGAGGGATGTATTGTTGCAAAATGTTTCCTCTTCAAGCGAGAAGCTCGAACTGGTTACTAACCAAATCGAAAAGGTATTGGACGATTTGAATGCCGAAGTTAAGAGAAGGAAACACCTTGAAGAAGAGATTAAACAGTTTAGTGCTGCTTTTGCATGTCGACAGAGATCCCTTGTCTCCCTTTGTAGTGATTTCGATTCCGTGATTGACAGTTTTAAGGCGCAGAAGCCAATTTCAATATCCAGATCTCCTGGATTCTGAGAGTTGAAATTCTCCCAAACTCGTGCACAATTTGTTAGTGCTGTCTTATTCTTGCTTCTTGTTATGTATTCAAATGATAACTTAATTCCAGAGCACATTATAAATTGATTAACCTATATGTATAACTTTTAAGTCGTGTTGTTATACGAGTTTACACCGTTATGTACCTACATTAACTTTTGAACCTCCTCACTTGAAAACCACTCTTGCAAACGATCACTCAACACATACAATAAATTGCTATATGTAAAATCACTCTATCAAAGAATGCAAATTACACAAATTTGTGATGCATCATATACAGAGCACTTCGTCAGATGGCCATACTTGGGAAATAGGATTATAATGGTAAcaggttttaaaaaaaaaaaaactcattgtCCCAAGTCTCTGCATGTCTTTTAGTGCACAATTGATAATGTACTAGTTTTGTCCTGAGAAGAAATGAAGATAGTACCTGTAGATTTGGTATCTGTTTGACTTTTCATGTTTGAAGTTTGAAATAAGTGCACATGAAGAGTATGGTCTTCCATTGTCAAGTCATTAGCAAAATCATCTACTGTATGCCCATAACTCTGCCAGTTCTTTTACTGTAACAATCTGCTGAAGGCTAATTAATAAGCTGGGGATTCTTTCTATCTGTTCAGAGAATGTTTGATTTCTAGCCAGTAACTTTTTACTTGCCGATATGGCAACTATGGCAAAGACGAATCCAAGATTTAAACTTAACACGTAAAACTtttacttatattatatatatttatactcCGTGTCAAATACTATGAGTTCAGGTGAACTCTAAACCAGAAAGTTACATTTGCCTATGTACCATACATACTATGATACTAACAGTAACAAGTACAATTGTATTTGTGTTTGGGACCCCATGACTCCCCATTCCTAGGGCAGGGTGtatatttgaatttttcttttaaaaaatatacatttatgttaagtttgcAAATACTTTATCACAAAAGAATAATAGTGAAAATTGCTATTCTGCAtctattaatttaaatttttgaatttttatgttCCCGCAAAGTCACGGGTTTACTATGAGTAAATCATTGAAGACTCCAGTATATTTGTACCTTTATGTTTtgcatttccttttttttttcttttcatgtggGCACGggaataaaaatttattaaatatgtataaatatataagggaaaattacacaaaatatacccaattgtgaaactatttatcaaaattgGACTCAACCCAAATTATTTACGGATCCATCACTCAAACTATTTACCTTCTTACCCACTTTCTCCTTTCTTATTTTGCGTATTATGTGATATTCTATCGGTATCAAAGTGGACTGAGCTTAATTCTTTGTGATACTCTATTGGTATATTGTTActctatcggtatcatataagattgagctctttttttaagaaataaaaatgaaacaattaagaaaaaattattaaagtcacaatattatttattaaactctaaattagtagaaatatattttttgtgacACTTCGTTGTTATATTGATATTATATCAATATCATATAAAACTGAGTTTAATCTTCCGTGATACTCTGTCGGTATGAACGTTGACGTCAGCGcttgaattttgaaataaatttatattattttaaaattaaaaaaagggtATGAAAGTAACGTGACATTTAACGATAAATACTTTTCCTTTTTGGGTATAAGTGTTGTTTTccttatatataattataaaaccAATAACTAAGACAAGAGTTATGAGCTTTTGATAAGTTCATAacccataaactttaaattttggtTCCTCCCTAGCAGGTAGACATCTTGTTCTTGAAAGCAAATGAAGATTGATGTAATACGTGTCTTCTCTATATCCTCTCGTTCAACATTGAAGCTCAATtatatcattttctttatttcatgatttttttccCCCCCAATTTCACCAGAAAGTAGAGATTAGCATAGGTGTCCTCGTCAGATATTGatgaaatgaaaagaaaaaggcaCATAAATTAGATATTTTACACTGGTCATTATTTGCCAGTGTCACTCTATTAAACGCCCTAATAAAAGACTGTCCTTGTTGAAAAATACTTTAGTTTAAAGAGTTGAGCTTTCAGGAAGATTAATAGAAACGAGCAATCACCCGGTACGATTGCGGTATGGTAGCAAGTGCGTATTCCGTTATTTTTTATTAGAGATGTTAAAGTTAGATTTTACGAAGAGAATTTGGGTTAATCGAGCCTCAAAAATTAGTATTAAAAATTGTCAGAGATCTCAGAATCAAACTCTGGGTACGAATTAGCCTTTGGTAGCGAGTGTTTTATTATCAAGTTAAACTTTCCAACACAAATTCGAATTAATCAATTACACTTGTCGATATTTAATTTTTTCGGTAAAAGAGATGTGTTTGGTGATTTAattaatactccctccattttataagtgaatttgtgagacaatgcacacatattataaaaaatattcaaggacataatttgaatcatacttTTCACTATTgccctttgtaaaatcataaatataactttgcaagtaatgtgatttatctcctagaaaatatgaaaacttcaataaatgaaagggtaaatatgaaagaagttttaaatatctatcttgaactttgaacaatttaattattttgaacaatgaaaaattcctcaaaaattcacttaatatagaaTGGAGAGGGAGTATAATACATACATGAGACAAAAATGGAAGATTTTGACAGAATTCCTCGTATTGGGACTCGAAAAGAAATGTAatttattaataatgaaaacaaACAGCGCTTTGTCTCAACAATTATTGAGGAAATATGCTCCAAAAATCATACTATACAATTAATGTTTGTTGGTACAATATAATCAAATGGTAGCTGATACACAATGTTTATACATCGAAtttattctttcatttctttttccaCACGTAAAACCATATAATTCTTGACATATTAATCTTCACTACTGATTTCATGTCTTTAATACATTACACAAACAATAAAGGAATAAACGAAATGTTTCAATTTATATACTCCAACAACTATTTTTGAATGCCAATTTTTTAACAGACGTGTGGATATGAAAAGATACTTTAAAAGGGTCTTTTACGGCACTTAATTTTTATGGACAAAAAATTAATATCATATCGTGACAAGATAGATGTATCGGATTAACTGTGAtacttttttcattattttcttttttttattatttgaatttgatgtagCCGAGGGTTTTTTGGAAACAGTTTTTTTATCTCCACAAGATAGTGGTAACTAGTAAGATCTGCATACACTCTATTTTTTCCGGCTTCACTTTTAATGGAATTTCGTTGTTGTACTGGACATTGCACAAAAGTGATGCAACTTGGTTAGTCATGTATTGAATGGTTATTAATTTACATCACAAACTTATCAAGAATTTCCCATTACAACTTTTCACAATtgaaatgaattatttaaaatgGTGAAACGAAGTAGGTTTGAGTGTTATATGTTACCATGTGGCTTTCcaagaaaaatataatagaatAAGATCATATATATACTTTCCCACCAAATTTGTTgtcaaaattaattaaagaagTAACTAGGGGGAAAAGATAAGGGGACATGAAAAAGAAGTTTGAGGATGATGCACATGCATATAGGATAGGAGAGACAAATTATCTCCCCCTAGCTACTTGTTCAAACTCCATGCCCAatttttaatttgttgattATGACTTATGAATGAAATCTTTCCCAGAATCTTTAGGAGTTAAGTTGTTTGACTATCTAAACTTTCACTAACTTTCACTATGGTGATGACTGGTGAGCattcgatatatatatatatatatatatatatatatatatatatatatatatatatatatatatatatatatgaaatctTCCCCAAATTGTGTGGTCAATATATTCTATAGtgcaaatatttatttttccttttggtTTATAAGAAAGTTATATACAAATTAGTAAATATAGGGTAATAGGGATTATTTATTATTGGATGTTTGATTGTTGTTTAAAAATCATTAAACAactataattataaaataataatgcaGAAATTTATGTGGGAAATATTCTTTCCACAACTCAAATCAAACGGCCCATGGGTCATTGCACTTTTGTCATATTGTGCTGGTACTTAATGATGTCCTtcgtaataaaatattttttttacaatacaTAAATTTATATGTTCATATTGTAATATGTCATAAATATATCTTAGCATGATTTCAGTTTCTAAAGAACTTTTGTTTCTCTAGGCATAAGACATAAGACATAAGACATAAGTTTGAATGTTAAacggtaaaaaataaaaaaatcaattcatttaaagaacaaaaattaaaaattaaccTATTTGAAGGACTTATATGTTAATTTATTGCTTAGACAAATCAGTAACCAGACACATTACCAAATTAAAGTTGCCATGCAGAAgtcttctattttctttttttgttcctTTGTTGCTTCTTTTAGCTAGGTTGCTCTTAGCTTGAACAAAAACCAAAATCTAtcaggaccacatatatactaAACAAATCCAATCCTTGTTTTGCCTTTTCTGTTCCTCTTTTTTCCATTAATTTAAGTTCAATGTAAAAGAATATATACATGATCAGATCAGTTACAAGCATTAATCAGTCACCTAATAGAGATCCTATTCACCTCTTGAGTGAATCAAAAATTAGATTTAATTGTCCAACTCAAACCTAGATGACATGACGGATCAATAGTTCCATCTTTTTCATACATTACCCTAGATAGACATCATACATAGAACATGATTTGCTTTCAAGATGTCTTGATTGAATGGTGTACAGTATCTAGAAATTTCACGAACGTATTCAAAAACGTGGATGTGTAATGTGAATGAGAGGAATCGAACCTAGGCACCATACAAATATGTGCACGCCCTTGCTATTGAGCTACCACTCTCTATATacagtttattattttttagcaAAGAGTGTTCAACTAACCACCCTGATACCACTATAGCTCTACCCTTGCCTTGATGGTAAATAGTAAACACGCGAGACTCAAAAACTCATGCTAAAAAGCTTGGAGGTTCAAGCAATTTCTCCTAATAATACATCCTCTTCAATACATAATATTGAGAATATTCATCATCACAAGCTAAACTACACTAACATTGTAAAGAATATTTATATTATCTGTAGatataacttaaattttttttctatgaGGCGGGACCACTATAAGCCACCCACCTTCTCGAGGCTTGGTAGCTTTAACTATAGAAATACCTAGCTAACTCACTCACTGACTTTAGATTGCGgtcacacacacaaaaaaaaagatttaggtaaaaataaaataaaatatgaaaaaaataatccaattCTTGCACAAAAAGTGAAtcatttttttgtcttttctccAATTCCCCCATGCCTTTAAATTTAAATCTGCGCTACTATTCTTCATCTCTCTGATCCAAACAAACATTTTGTAACTTAGACAGAGATGCCTATGTATTAATTGTCTCTCCCAATTAATGCCCAAATTCTTTATCCTTTTGCCTTGTCTAGCCTTCCCATTTagttatatttcaaaatttactACTACCAACATAGCTAGCTAGTTCAAAAAAAAGTTATGTCAAAACAACTTGGACAATTCCTTCAAGAACAACAAGAACCATTTACCTTACAAATCTATCTTCTTGAAAGAGGTCAATTTAGAAACAAACACCTTATTTCGGATGGCGATTTTCGGTGTTGTTCAACAAATTCTACTACTTATAGGTTCTTGAAGAGATCAGCTAGTTGTAGTGCAAAGAAGAGAAGGAAAATCATTCCTAATTGTTCAAAGATTGTAAAGTCTGTGCTTAACAAACTTGTTACATTTAGCCATAAccaaaaaatcaagaatttgaCAAATGATCAAGAACACAACAATTCTACAAGCAACAATACTAATATTATTGCAGATGATGAAAAAATTTCTTCAGCAAGTAGCACGACTGTGTTCAATTCTTGTTATGATTCTAGTGGTGCAGAAGAAGCAGATATATCATCATCACCACATGCTGCAGATGACAACTTTCTACATGAAAAACAGGTAAAAACTCTGTTTTTATGACATTTAATAGGTGTAATTCGTCGAAAAAATATAGTTGTGCGACTTTATTGTTACAGTGGATAAAGTTCAGTCACTAACGCACCATATGTGAAATTAGTTAAGTTTAGTGTAACAAAAATAAGTATTGTGACTTTAGTGTTATGAACTCAGATTGGTGTTGTTGATAAGGTAACAGGTTTCTGAAGACAAAAGAAAGCTAAGATTGGAGTTTCTTGAAGAAAGTAAGCAACTCAGCCCTGTGTCAGTTTTAGAAGAAACTGAATCTTCTGATGATGATGACTCTCCACATGTTAAAAGTAAGTAGTACTAGTTTTTTTCATGATAATAACTACTTTTCGAAATTTAATTTGAGTTTTTaaagttgtaatttttagaatttgaatttgtgcttgaataaatattttatttgaaaaagatTTAAAGTTTTATGAGCAGAAGTTACAAAAATCCAAAAACTGAGCAGAGTCGGCTCAATTTTTGGGAACTTGAaaatatcacattttgatcACAGATAGACAGGTGTTCCGTCCTTTCTCCCCTTTCGTCATAAGGCGTGATTTGACTCTGAGAAAAGAAATTTCTGTGTTTAGGTCCCTACTAAGCAGAATTCGCAAACTATGTAAAGGCTCTTTGAagatttttttcaaagtttttagcaaaaaaaaaaaagtaaaaacaattCTCAACGCCCGAGGTAGTGATGAGTTAAACTACTCGTGTTGGCATGGAAGTCAACACGGTAAACTGATTTCATTCTGCTATTAGGGTTCCAAACCGATCAAATTTTATGATCAAACAAATATTTTCACAACATACCTAGTATAGTTCTATAAGCACACCTTACCCCTAATTTGGCAGATAGAAAAACAGAtgtaaagataatttttttaaaataatatatgatcAAACGCTAGCttaattaatgtaaatttacATTTTACTACTTCACCTTGAActaatttttatgaaaaaaacgAAACAGAACAAGAATGTGTCAAGGCTAAGAAACAAGAGGAATTTTCAAGCCCATCAGTTTCAAATTCAGGGGAAACAAGCTCTGAGTCTCAGTATATTAAGAACAAGAAAGCAATACAACTATCAAGACAGCTCCTTTTTGAGTGTGTTAAAGAAGTGGTGGAGAATCAGAAAGGGAAAGAAGAacaatttcaaagaattttaGGAGCTGAGCAACTATGGGAACTTCTATTACAGAATATTTGGTTATGGAGCCAAGAAGCCATAAATGAAACTAATATCAAACAATTAATGATTTCTGATATGTTGACTTCTTTTGAAGAGTTAAGTAGTGGAGTTGAGGAGAAAAGGGAAATAGGTAAGGTGGTTAGTGATTTAATTTTTGTAGATATTAGCAATGACATTGTATTAGATATGTTAAATTATTATTCTTCAAGgtgaatttgaagaatttagaagaaaaaaagaagttaaaattaTAAAGAATTTTATAATAAGggtctttttcttgtttttgttattaGTTCTTCCAATTTTGTTAGTAATTGCTATTATGCAAGCTGTTAGAAAGGTTTAACAACTCATGCTAATTACCAACTCtagaatatattattcataactAGCAGAATCCAATGACTTTATCATTGCCAATCACTAAGGATTTTTATCTCGGATTCGAgtcattaatataaaaaaaaaatgttagagaGTAATTACTCCTAAATAGGCCTTATACAAAGTGCATTAGGATCCCAATACGGATACCAGACAGTGGTGAGATAAAAACAAAGTGCTCCTTCAGCACAAGTTATGATTCCCCGACAAATTATATTGTAATCTCTTTGTTAATTTCTCCAAATAAACTGCATTCATTCATGAAAATGCTTAACTTTCTTTGGTGGGCTTTTATCTTTCAAATAGAAATGGAAAGTCACAGCAGGAGAAG
This region of Solanum dulcamara chromosome 9, daSolDulc1.2, whole genome shotgun sequence genomic DNA includes:
- the LOC129903232 gene encoding uncharacterized protein LOC129903232, which produces MSKQLGQFLQEQQEPFTLQIYLLERGQFRNKHLISDGDFRCCSTNSTTYRFLKRSASCSAKKRRKIIPNCSKIVKSVLNKLVTFSHNQKIKNLTNDQEHNNSTSNNTNIIADDEKISSASSTTVFNSCYDSSGAEEADISSSPHAADDNFLHEKQVSEDKRKLRLEFLEESKQLSPVSVLEETESSDDDDSPHVKKQECVKAKKQEEFSSPSVSNSGETSSESQYIKNKKAIQLSRQLLFECVKEVVENQKGKEEQFQRILGAEQLWELLLQNIWLWSQEAINETNIKQLMISDMLTSFEELSSGVEEKREIGKVVSDLIFVDISNDIVLDMLNYYSSR